The Streptomyces sp. NBC_01142 genomic interval GCATCGGCGGCGAGCGCGGTGCCGAACTCTCCGCGCGCTGGACCGAGAACCTCCTCGACGACCCCAAGAGCGGCGTTCCCGCACCGGCCGGGATGATCCTGGAACCGGTGCAGGGGGAGGGCGGAGTGATCCCGGCCCCCGACGGGTGGATGCGCAGGGTGCGTGAGATCACGGCGGCTCGCTCCATCCCGCTGATTGCCGACGAGGTGCAGACGGGAGTCGGGCGGACCGGCACTTTCTGGGCGGTCGAGCACAGTGGCGTCGTGCCCGATGTCATGGTGCTCTCCAAGGCGATCGGCGGCTCCCTTCCGCTGGCTGTGATCGTCTACCGGTCCGAACTCGACGCCTGGCAGCCCGGTGCCCATGCCGGCACCTTCCGCGGCAATCAGCTCGCCATGGCGGCGGGCGCCGCCACCCTCGCGTTCGTACGCGAGAACCGGCTCGCCGAACGCGCTGCGACTCTCGGCGCGCGCATGCTGGGACAGCTTCAGGGGCTGGCCGCGGCCCACCCCGGCATCGGAGACGTACGCGGCAGGGGCCTCATGATCGGCATCGAACTCGTCGATCCGGACGCCGCCGCCCCCGACGCCGTGGTCCCGCCGCCCGCACCCGCCTTCGCCGCCGCCGTCCAGCAGGAGTGCCTGAACCGCGGGCTCATCGTCGAACTCGGCGGACGCCAGGCCGGTGTCGTGCGGCTGCTCCCTCCTCTGACTCTCACCGATGAACAGGCGGCGGCTGTCCTCGACCGCTTCGCCGACGCCCTGGCCTCCGCCGAGCGCTCCACGCAACGCCGCACCGACAGCGGGCAGTCGTACTGACCGCGGACAACATCCCAAGGAAGCCCCTCCGTGAACCCCACCCCCGCACCCGATGCGCCCGAGGCCGACGGCCGTTCCACCCCCCACCACCGAGGAGGGTCCGGAACTCTTGGCCCCTTTGCGGTCGAGACGGCGACGGTGCCCCGCCAACAGACGGGGGGCCACGGTGAACAGCACGCCCCCACGGCAATCGGGCTCGCCGGCGCCAGAGCGGCCGAGCTCCTCGACCATCCCGACCCGCACCGCGCGGCGGACGCGGCGGCCGTCGAGAATCTTCTCCGCTGCTGGGTACGGGAGAACAACCTCTCCAGGCCCGACGGAAGTACCCTGCGCATCCCGTTGCACGCCAGCGGCACCGCGCTTCTCGTCCCCGTCCGGTACTGGTCGGCCACCGGATGGCACCGCTTCGGCCTGCCCGCACTGGAGGGAGCGCTGCGCGACGCACCGGGCGCCGATGCCGTCACCGTCGCCGCGCTCATCGGCAGAGAAGCCGGCCAGACCGATGGAGCCGACCTGGTCGGCCGGGTCGCCGACTCCGTACGGCGCACCGCCGGCTTCATCACCGACCGCCGCGAACGCCCCGCCCCGACGCCCGAGGCGGACCTCTTTCTCACCGCCGAGCAGTCACTCCTGCTCGGCCACCCGCTGCACCCGACGCCCAAGAGCCGCGAAGAGCTCTCGGATGCCGAAATCCGGCTTTTCTCCCCCGAGTTGCACGGCTCCTTCCCGCTGCACTGGATGGCCGTGGACCGGTCCGTCATGGCTGCCGAATCTGCGTGGACCGAACAGGGACGCGCCCTGCCCGCCGAACAGCTCACCGCCCGCCTCAGCGGGGACCTCCAGCTCCCCGACCACACAGTCCCTTTGCCGCTGCACCCCTGGCAGGCGCGCGAACTGAAGCACCGCCCTGCCGTCGCCGCCCTCCTCGATGCCGGTCTGCTGCACGACCTCGGTCCTCACGGGGACCCCTGGCACCCCACCTCCTCGGTCCGTACCGTGCACCGTCCCGGCGCACCGGCCATGCTCAAGCTGTCCCTCGGCCTACGCATCACCAACTCCCGTCGTGAGAACCTCCGCAAGGAACTCCACCGCGGCGTCGAGGTTCACCGCCTGCTCCGCACCGGCCTCGCCGAGCAGTGGCGAGCGGCTCACCCCGGCTTCGACATCGTGCGCGACCCCGCCTGGCTCGCCGTCGACACCGCCGACGGCGAACCACTGCCCGGCCTCGACGTCATGCTGCGCCACAATCCGTTCGGCCTCGGCGACGACGCCGTCTGCATCGCGGGACTGACCGCACCCCGTCCCTGGCCCGGTCGCACAGGGATGCATTCGCGTCTCGCCGACATCGTGGACCGACTCGCCGCGCGCACCGGCCGGCCCACCGGTGCGGTCGCAGCCGAGTGGTTCCTGCGCTACCTCGGCCATGTCGTACGCCCTGTGCTGTGGCTGGACGCCGCAGCGGGTATCGCTCTCGAAGCCCACCAGCAGAACACCCTGGTGATTCTCGACCCCGAGGGCTGGCCCGTCGGCGGCCGCTACCGCGACAACCAGGGCTATTACTTCCGCGAGTCCCGCCGCGCGGAACTCGACCGCCGCCTTCCCGGTATCGGCTCGATCAGCGACACCTTCGTGTCCGACGACGTCACCGACGAGCGCTTCGCCTACTACCTCGGCATCAACAACGTCCTCGGTCTGATCGGAGCCTTCGGAGCGCAGCGTCTCGCCGACGAGCGCGTACTCATCGCCGCTTTCCGGCAGTTCCTCACGGCGACTGCCGCCCTCGGCTCGCCACTGCCCGCGCAACTCCTCGAAGCGCCCACCCTGCGGACCAAGGCCAACCTCCTCACCCGGCTGCGCGGCCTCGACGAACTCGTCGGCCCGGTCGACACCCAGTCCGTCTACGTCACCATCACCAACCCCCTTCGTCCCTGAGAGAACACAAGCCGACAGAACTGCGAGAGGAGATCTCCACCGTGCCTCCCACCGATGCGAGCACCGGGACCGGCACCGACGCCGAGACTGGCGCCGGTCTCACCCCCGAGCCCGGCGGGGGCATTGAGGACACCCTGGACCTGAAGCTTCCCGACGAACTCCTCGCGCTGTTCGGGGAGGACGAGCCGGTCCTCGCCCCACAGGCGAACGACACCGTCGGCGGTCTGCTGGACAACCCCGCCTACTGGGGCCCCGTCACCACCCCGGTCGGGGCCTTCCAGCTCGTCCCCGTACGCATCGACCGCGATCTGGCACTGATCAGCCGCTGGATGAACGACCCTGCCGTGGCTGCCTTCTGGGAACTGGCGGGACCCGAGTCCGTCACCGCTGCCCATCTGCTCGCCCAGCTCGACGGCGACGGACGCAGCATCCCCTGTCTCGGGGCACTGAGCGGTGTCCCCATGAGTTACTTCGAGATCTACCGCGCCGA includes:
- a CDS encoding diaminobutyrate--2-oxoglutarate transaminase family protein — its product is MAVTEPAPVALPAAHEGILRRQSLRESAARTYARSLPIVPVRARGLTIEGADGRRYLDCLSGAGTLALGHNHPVVLEAIRKVIDSGAPLHVLDLATPVKDAFITELFSTLPREFADNARIQFCGPAGTDAVEAALKLVRTATGRSGLLAFTGAYHGMTAGALDASGGATDVRVTRLPFPHDYRCPFGIGGERGAELSARWTENLLDDPKSGVPAPAGMILEPVQGEGGVIPAPDGWMRRVREITAARSIPLIADEVQTGVGRTGTFWAVEHSGVVPDVMVLSKAIGGSLPLAVIVYRSELDAWQPGAHAGTFRGNQLAMAAGAATLAFVRENRLAERAATLGARMLGQLQGLAAAHPGIGDVRGRGLMIGIELVDPDAAAPDAVVPPPAPAFAAAVQQECLNRGLIVELGGRQAGVVRLLPPLTLTDEQAAAVLDRFADALASAERSTQRRTDSGQSY
- a CDS encoding GNAT family N-acetyltransferase produces the protein MPPTDASTGTGTDAETGAGLTPEPGGGIEDTLDLKLPDELLALFGEDEPVLAPQANDTVGGLLDNPAYWGPVTTPVGAFQLVPVRIDRDLALISRWMNDPAVAAFWELAGPESVTAAHLLAQLDGDGRSIPCLGALSGVPMSYFEIYRADLDPLARHYPARPHDIGLHLLIGGVTDRGKGTGSTLLKAVADLVLDNRPRCARVIAEPDLRNTPSVSAFLSAGFRYSAELDLPDKQAALMVRDRALRTVL
- a CDS encoding IucA/IucC family siderophore biosynthesis protein, which produces MNPTPAPDAPEADGRSTPHHRGGSGTLGPFAVETATVPRQQTGGHGEQHAPTAIGLAGARAAELLDHPDPHRAADAAAVENLLRCWVRENNLSRPDGSTLRIPLHASGTALLVPVRYWSATGWHRFGLPALEGALRDAPGADAVTVAALIGREAGQTDGADLVGRVADSVRRTAGFITDRRERPAPTPEADLFLTAEQSLLLGHPLHPTPKSREELSDAEIRLFSPELHGSFPLHWMAVDRSVMAAESAWTEQGRALPAEQLTARLSGDLQLPDHTVPLPLHPWQARELKHRPAVAALLDAGLLHDLGPHGDPWHPTSSVRTVHRPGAPAMLKLSLGLRITNSRRENLRKELHRGVEVHRLLRTGLAEQWRAAHPGFDIVRDPAWLAVDTADGEPLPGLDVMLRHNPFGLGDDAVCIAGLTAPRPWPGRTGMHSRLADIVDRLAARTGRPTGAVAAEWFLRYLGHVVRPVLWLDAAAGIALEAHQQNTLVILDPEGWPVGGRYRDNQGYYFRESRRAELDRRLPGIGSISDTFVSDDVTDERFAYYLGINNVLGLIGAFGAQRLADERVLIAAFRQFLTATAALGSPLPAQLLEAPTLRTKANLLTRLRGLDELVGPVDTQSVYVTITNPLRP